In Leifsonia sp. ZF2019, a genomic segment contains:
- a CDS encoding PHP domain-containing protein: protein MADERRFRGPVDLHTHSSVSDGTETPAELVRAAAAAGLGTVALTDHDSTAGWADAAAAGADVGVTVIPGMELSTRIEFASVHMLGYLFDPADPALVAETQRIRDGRMRRAEDMVRRIAEDYDITWADVMAQATEGATVGRPHIADALVARGLAEDRSAAFAGILHWRSGYFQPHYAPDPLTGVRLIRAAGGIPVLAHPATGGRSRVIPEDRLRRLVDAGLFGLEVDHRENTEDGKARLRELAARYGLAITGSSDYHGAGKPNRLGENTTDPAVLDRMIEEATGAAPFSAP from the coding sequence ATGGCTGATGAGCGACGGTTCCGCGGTCCCGTCGACCTCCACACGCACTCGAGCGTGTCGGACGGGACGGAGACCCCTGCGGAGCTCGTCCGCGCCGCAGCGGCGGCGGGGCTGGGGACCGTCGCGCTCACCGACCACGACTCCACCGCCGGGTGGGCGGACGCGGCCGCGGCGGGTGCGGACGTCGGGGTGACGGTCATCCCGGGGATGGAGCTGAGCACGCGGATCGAGTTCGCGAGCGTGCACATGCTCGGTTACCTCTTCGACCCCGCCGATCCGGCGCTCGTCGCCGAGACGCAGCGCATCCGCGACGGTCGGATGCGACGTGCGGAGGACATGGTCAGGCGCATCGCGGAGGACTATGACATCACCTGGGCCGACGTCATGGCGCAGGCCACGGAGGGCGCGACCGTCGGCCGCCCGCACATCGCGGACGCGCTGGTCGCCCGCGGGCTCGCCGAAGACCGCAGTGCCGCGTTCGCGGGGATCCTGCACTGGCGCAGCGGCTACTTCCAGCCGCACTACGCCCCCGACCCGCTGACCGGCGTCCGTCTCATCCGCGCCGCGGGAGGCATACCGGTGCTCGCGCATCCCGCGACGGGCGGACGAAGCCGCGTCATTCCCGAGGACCGTCTGCGCCGTCTGGTCGACGCCGGGCTGTTCGGTCTCGAGGTCGACCATCGCGAGAACACCGAGGACGGCAAGGCGCGGCTGCGCGAGCTCGCGGCCCGCTACGGCCTGGCGATCACCGGATCGAGCGACTACCACGGTGCGGGAAAACCGAACCGGCTCGGCGAGAACACCACCGATCCGGCCGTCCTCGACCGGATGATCGAAGAAGCGACAGGCGCGGCGCCTTTCTCCGCTCCGTGA
- a CDS encoding DEAD/DEAH box helicase, which produces MTFSELNIDQDMVDALASKGIVEPFPIQTQTIPLALSGQDIIGQAKTGTGKTFGFGLPIIQRIGLDPEPGVKVLVVVPTRELCVQVAEDLELATSNRSTKVVSIYGGKAYEGQVEQLKAGAQIVVGTPGRLLDLAGQRLLDLKQVQEVVLDEADKMLDLGFLADIEKIFQQVPATRHTMLFSATMPGPIVALARRFMTRPVHIRATDPDEGLTQANIKHVVYRAHSLDKDEVIGRILQAEGRGKTVVFTRTKRAAAKLVEELNDRGFNAAAVHGDLNQEQRERAMAAFKAGKKDILIATDVAARGIDVNDVTHVINHTVPDDHDTYLHRAGRTGRAGKTGVAVTFVDWDDLHKWALINRALEMGVPEPTETYSSSPHLYEDLGIPAGSKGRLKSTPVVKAEAGRPAAAGRDGERPSGNRNRRRTRGEGSSAPAAGSASTSAPAATDGSGEQGVAAGTHDGGGSQHRDGNSAPRRRRRRSRGGASTAPSTPPAN; this is translated from the coding sequence TTGACTTTCTCCGAACTCAACATCGACCAGGACATGGTGGACGCGCTCGCCTCCAAAGGCATCGTGGAGCCGTTCCCCATCCAGACCCAGACCATCCCCCTCGCGTTGAGCGGCCAGGACATCATCGGCCAAGCGAAGACGGGCACCGGCAAGACCTTCGGCTTCGGCCTCCCCATCATCCAGCGCATCGGCCTCGACCCGGAGCCCGGCGTCAAGGTGCTCGTCGTCGTCCCGACCCGCGAGCTGTGCGTCCAGGTCGCCGAGGACCTCGAGCTCGCCACGTCGAACCGCTCCACGAAGGTCGTCAGCATCTACGGCGGCAAGGCCTACGAGGGCCAGGTAGAGCAGCTCAAGGCCGGCGCGCAGATCGTCGTCGGCACTCCGGGGCGTCTGCTCGACCTCGCAGGGCAGCGTCTCCTCGACCTCAAGCAGGTGCAGGAGGTGGTGCTCGACGAGGCTGACAAGATGCTCGACCTCGGCTTCCTCGCCGACATCGAGAAGATCTTCCAGCAGGTCCCGGCGACGCGCCACACCATGCTCTTCTCGGCGACCATGCCCGGGCCGATCGTCGCGCTGGCGCGCCGTTTCATGACGCGCCCGGTGCACATCCGCGCCACGGACCCGGACGAGGGTCTCACCCAGGCCAACATCAAGCACGTCGTCTACCGCGCGCACTCGCTCGACAAGGACGAGGTCATCGGCCGCATCCTGCAGGCCGAGGGCCGCGGCAAGACCGTCGTCTTCACGCGCACCAAGCGCGCTGCGGCGAAGCTCGTCGAGGAGCTCAACGACCGGGGCTTCAACGCCGCCGCCGTGCACGGCGACCTCAACCAGGAGCAGCGCGAGCGTGCGATGGCGGCTTTCAAGGCCGGCAAGAAGGACATCCTGATCGCGACGGACGTCGCTGCTCGCGGCATCGATGTGAACGACGTCACGCACGTGATCAACCACACGGTCCCCGACGACCACGACACCTATCTGCACCGTGCCGGCCGCACCGGCCGCGCCGGCAAGACCGGGGTCGCAGTGACCTTCGTCGACTGGGACGACCTGCACAAGTGGGCTCTCATCAACCGCGCACTCGAGATGGGCGTGCCGGAGCCGACGGAGACCTACTCGTCGAGCCCGCACCTCTACGAGGACCTCGGCATCCCCGCCGGGTCGAAGGGGCGGCTGAAGAGCACGCCCGTCGTGAAGGCCGAGGCAGGCCGGCCGGCCGCGGCAGGGCGCGACGGCGAGCGTCCGTCCGGCAACCGCAACCGGCGCCGCACCCGTGGTGAGGGCTCCTCGGCTCCGGCCGCCGGCTCGGCGTCCACCAGCGCGCCTGCCGCGACGGACGGCTCGGGCGAGCAGGGCGTCGCCGCCGGCACGCACGACGGCGGCGGCTCGCAGCACCGCGACGGCAACAGCGCCCCCCGCCGTCGCCGTCGCCGCTCGCGGGGCGGCGCGTCCACCGCACCGAGCACGCCCCCGGCGAACTGA
- a CDS encoding ferritin-like fold-containing protein, whose protein sequence is MSTWFTRRRPVVELPRLAPRADRAPAVRIDLHEVMPDLLPYLGQAAYLQLEQFQTLSRVAAECGSLAAKELVSTAAGRALSKHQGIVAEIRRRGDEPGEVMKPFADAIEGFSATIVGSDWRETLLSALVTGGLLDDFFIRLAAGLPGDIGPRVAHLLGSESGQEGVLEVLRTEIGADPRLASRLAMWGRRLVGDTLLVARSALHLSGNRATDEERIEPIFTELIAAHTRRMDALGLTA, encoded by the coding sequence GTGTCAACCTGGTTCACGCGCCGACGCCCCGTGGTCGAGCTGCCCCGTCTCGCCCCGCGCGCCGACCGCGCACCGGCGGTCCGCATCGACCTGCACGAGGTGATGCCGGACCTGCTGCCCTACCTGGGGCAGGCGGCGTACCTGCAACTGGAACAGTTCCAGACCCTGTCGCGCGTCGCGGCGGAGTGCGGTTCGCTCGCCGCGAAGGAACTCGTATCGACTGCGGCGGGGCGCGCGTTGTCGAAGCACCAGGGCATCGTCGCCGAGATCCGTCGCCGCGGCGACGAGCCCGGCGAGGTGATGAAACCCTTCGCCGATGCGATCGAGGGCTTCAGCGCGACGATCGTCGGATCGGACTGGCGGGAGACCCTGCTCTCGGCCCTCGTGACCGGCGGCCTCCTCGACGACTTCTTCATCCGGCTGGCCGCGGGGCTGCCGGGCGACATCGGGCCGCGCGTCGCGCACCTCCTGGGCTCCGAGTCCGGTCAGGAGGGGGTGCTGGAGGTACTGCGCACCGAGATCGGGGCCGACCCGCGGCTCGCGTCTCGGCTGGCGATGTGGGGCAGGCGTCTGGTCGGCGACACGCTCCTCGTCGCGCGCTCCGCGCTCCACCTCTCCGGCAACCGCGCCACCGACGAGGAGCGCATCGAGCCGATCTTCACCGAGCTGATCGCCGCGCACACGCGACGGATGGACGCGCTCGGGCTCACCGCCTGA
- a CDS encoding DUF3107 domain-containing protein codes for MEIRIGIVNAPRELGFESAQSPDEIAQQVETAVTGGAAVLKLTDDKGRVYVVPTAGIAYVEVGAEESRRIGFVG; via the coding sequence GTGGAGATCCGCATCGGAATCGTCAACGCCCCCCGCGAACTGGGATTCGAGTCGGCGCAGTCGCCCGACGAGATCGCGCAGCAGGTGGAGACCGCCGTCACGGGCGGCGCCGCCGTGCTCAAGCTGACCGACGACAAGGGTCGCGTCTACGTCGTGCCCACCGCCGGAATCGCCTACGTCGAGGTCGGCGCCGAGGAGTCGCGCCGCATCGGCTTCGTCGGCTAG
- a CDS encoding UrvD/REP family ATP-dependent DNA helicase, which translates to MTTRGFRPRADRRTSGAALVLDDTQAAVLRLADGASAAVLGAPGTGKTSTLVEAIADRVLGRGYGVDEVLALSASRAAATALRDRIAVRLGVPTNGPLARTATSLAFQLVGSRARRTGEEAPRLLTGGEQDQIIAELLAGHIEDGTGPRWPEPLGEEVRALRGFRTELRELMARCAEHGVTPPRLSELGAITGRDEWRAAARFLAEYQDVVDSYRGGFVDSAELIASAVAVVREGGALDRLRVVLVDDAQEATVATLSLLRALAERGVAVVAFGDPDVASTTFRGAETGALGQLSLRLGVPVERVVLGTAHRQTPELRELTARVTERIGTAAAGVQRLASAGRVGTADGPAAVLRLQASSAPAEAARLARRLRERHLLDGVPWDDMAVVVRSGAHVPGLARALAVAEVPTKTSIAGRALRDDYAARQLITVAGVELGAVEATPQVATELLLGPFGGLDAVSLRRLRLALRQEELAGEGNRPGDELLVEALGDPTHLSLIDSSPARRAGRLAETLRAGREKAEAGATIEELLWHAWERSGLATRWLEQSERSGIVADEANRHLDGVVALFTAARRFVERYPERPAADFVVELLGAEVPEDTLAAQTAGPAVLVCTPSATVGREFEVVAVAGLQESVWPNLRLRGSLLHPQELADALDGRETVTEDQRAQVLGDELRMFALAVSRARGQVILSATANDDEQPSPFLRLPGEVAVDDTDETLHPLSLRGMVGRLRRRLATTGSADAAEALARLADAEVEGADPAEWYGLVEPSTVEPLVDLDDEEQVVRVSPSRLETFEKSPLAWFVDAMASSPSGLAAGIGTVVHAVMEEASTSDDRDLSVERLWGGIERRWKELSFESPWLEEKERRRTRTLAQGVSEYLRDFERAGGVLLGSEGEFELRIGRALVRGTIDRVERTADGTVVIVDLKTGNRTPSAAEAAEHAQLGAYQLALEHGAIEVATGLPSGGAKLLFVAKGVRGKSYREVAQDRVDRRGLERLKQRVAAAADGMAAATFAGVVDLGERDPHAKYEYRIHLVPAVSA; encoded by the coding sequence ATGACGACCCGAGGTTTCCGTCCGCGCGCCGACCGGCGCACCTCGGGCGCCGCGCTCGTCCTCGACGACACCCAGGCCGCCGTCCTGCGGCTCGCCGACGGCGCCTCCGCGGCGGTTCTCGGCGCGCCGGGCACCGGCAAGACCAGCACGCTGGTCGAGGCCATCGCCGATCGGGTGCTCGGCCGCGGCTACGGCGTCGACGAGGTGCTCGCGCTGAGCGCCTCCCGCGCCGCGGCGACCGCCTTGCGGGACCGCATCGCGGTCCGGCTCGGCGTGCCGACCAATGGACCGCTCGCGCGCACGGCGACCTCGCTCGCGTTCCAGCTCGTGGGCTCGCGGGCGCGCCGCACGGGCGAGGAGGCCCCACGGCTCCTCACCGGCGGTGAGCAGGACCAGATCATCGCCGAGCTGCTCGCCGGGCACATCGAGGACGGCACAGGGCCGCGTTGGCCGGAGCCGCTGGGGGAGGAGGTCCGCGCGCTGCGGGGGTTCCGCACCGAATTGCGCGAGCTGATGGCCCGCTGCGCCGAGCACGGCGTGACGCCGCCCCGGCTCTCGGAGCTGGGCGCGATCACAGGACGCGACGAGTGGCGCGCGGCCGCCCGCTTCCTCGCCGAGTACCAGGACGTCGTCGACAGCTATCGCGGCGGGTTCGTCGACTCGGCCGAGCTCATCGCCTCCGCGGTCGCCGTCGTCCGCGAGGGCGGCGCGCTCGACAGGCTGAGGGTCGTCCTCGTGGACGACGCGCAGGAGGCGACGGTCGCCACGCTGTCGCTGCTGCGCGCGCTCGCCGAGCGCGGGGTCGCCGTCGTCGCCTTCGGCGACCCCGATGTCGCTTCCACCACCTTCCGCGGCGCCGAGACCGGTGCGCTGGGGCAGCTGAGCCTGCGGCTCGGCGTGCCGGTCGAGCGCGTCGTCCTGGGCACCGCTCATCGTCAGACGCCCGAGCTGCGTGAGCTCACCGCGCGGGTGACGGAGCGCATCGGGACGGCCGCGGCCGGGGTGCAGCGCCTCGCGTCGGCCGGTCGCGTCGGCACTGCGGACGGCCCCGCGGCGGTGCTGCGCCTCCAGGCGTCCTCCGCGCCGGCCGAGGCGGCGCGGCTCGCGCGGCGGCTGCGCGAGCGGCACCTGCTCGACGGCGTCCCCTGGGACGACATGGCGGTCGTCGTCCGATCGGGTGCGCACGTCCCCGGCCTCGCACGCGCATTGGCGGTCGCGGAGGTCCCGACGAAGACCAGCATCGCCGGTCGAGCGCTGCGCGACGACTACGCCGCCCGCCAGCTGATCACTGTCGCCGGCGTCGAACTGGGCGCCGTCGAGGCGACCCCGCAGGTCGCGACCGAGCTTCTGCTCGGGCCGTTCGGCGGTCTCGACGCCGTGAGCCTGCGGCGGCTGCGGCTCGCGTTGCGTCAGGAGGAGCTCGCGGGGGAGGGCAACCGGCCCGGCGACGAGCTGCTGGTCGAGGCGCTGGGCGATCCGACGCACCTGTCGCTGATCGACTCGTCCCCGGCGCGCCGTGCGGGGCGGCTCGCGGAGACGTTGCGTGCGGGGCGCGAGAAGGCGGAGGCGGGAGCCACCATCGAGGAGCTGCTGTGGCACGCCTGGGAGCGCAGCGGCCTCGCGACGCGCTGGCTGGAGCAGTCGGAGCGCAGCGGCATCGTGGCCGACGAGGCCAACCGGCACCTGGACGGCGTCGTCGCCCTGTTCACCGCCGCGCGGCGGTTCGTCGAACGCTACCCCGAGCGGCCGGCGGCCGACTTCGTCGTCGAGCTCCTCGGAGCGGAGGTCCCCGAGGACACCCTCGCCGCCCAGACCGCCGGGCCGGCGGTGCTCGTCTGCACGCCGAGCGCGACCGTCGGCCGCGAGTTCGAGGTCGTCGCGGTCGCCGGCCTGCAGGAGAGCGTATGGCCCAATCTGCGGCTGCGCGGCTCGCTCCTCCATCCGCAGGAGCTGGCCGATGCCCTCGACGGTCGCGAGACCGTCACGGAGGACCAGCGTGCCCAGGTGCTCGGCGACGAGCTCCGTATGTTCGCCCTGGCCGTGTCGCGCGCCCGGGGTCAGGTCATCCTCAGCGCGACGGCGAACGACGACGAGCAGCCCTCGCCGTTCCTCCGGCTCCCGGGCGAGGTCGCCGTCGACGACACCGACGAGACCCTCCACCCGCTCTCGTTGCGCGGCATGGTGGGCCGCCTGCGGCGCCGTCTCGCCACGACCGGCTCCGCGGATGCGGCGGAAGCCCTCGCCCGCCTGGCCGACGCCGAGGTCGAGGGCGCCGACCCGGCGGAGTGGTACGGGCTGGTCGAGCCCTCCACCGTCGAGCCGCTGGTCGACCTCGACGACGAGGAGCAGGTCGTGCGCGTCTCGCCGTCGCGGCTCGAGACGTTCGAGAAGTCGCCCCTGGCCTGGTTCGTCGACGCGATGGCCTCGTCGCCGAGCGGGCTGGCCGCCGGCATCGGCACGGTCGTGCACGCGGTGATGGAGGAGGCGAGCACCAGCGACGATCGCGATCTGAGCGTCGAGCGCCTCTGGGGCGGCATCGAACGCCGCTGGAAGGAGCTCAGCTTCGAGTCGCCGTGGCTGGAGGAGAAGGAGCGTCGTCGCACGCGCACCCTCGCGCAGGGCGTCTCCGAGTACCTCCGCGACTTCGAGCGCGCCGGGGGAGTGCTGCTCGGCTCGGAGGGGGAGTTCGAACTGCGGATCGGGCGGGCGCTCGTGCGCGGCACCATCGATCGGGTCGAGCGCACGGCGGACGGCACGGTCGTGATCGTGGACCTGAAGACCGGCAACCGCACACCCTCAGCTGCGGAAGCCGCGGAGCACGCCCAGCTCGGCGCCTACCAGCTCGCGCTCGAGCACGGCGCGATCGAGGTCGCGACCGGTCTGCCGTCGGGCGGTGCGAAGCTGCTGTTCGTGGCGAAGGGCGTGCGAGGGAAGAGCTACCGCGAGGTCGCGCAGGATCGCGTCGACCGGCGCGGACTCGAGCGCTTGAAGCAGCGTGTCGCCGCAGCGGCGGACGGCATGGCCGCGGCCACGTTCGCGGGTGTCGTCGATCTCGGGGAGCGCGACCCGCACGCGAAGTACGAGTACCGCATCCACCTGGTGCCGGCGGTGAGCGCCTGA